From one Sulfuricurvum sp. genomic stretch:
- the nifT gene encoding putative nitrogen fixation protein NifT, with product MAKVMLRYDSKGAISFYVAKKDMEETILSAEFDTDEKWGGEVKLSNGETWFIEPGVKKFPSEVMAVRREE from the coding sequence ATGGCAAAAGTTATGTTACGTTACGATTCAAAAGGGGCAATCTCTTTTTATGTTGCTAAAAAAGATATGGAAGAGACCATTCTCAGTGCAGAATTCGATACGGATGAAAAATGGGGCGGTGAGGTAAAACTCAGCAATGGGGAAACATGGTTTATTGAACCGGGGGTTAAAAAATTTCCGTCTGAAGTCATGGCTGTACGCCGAGAAGAATAA